A single genomic interval of Malania oleifera isolate guangnan ecotype guangnan chromosome 13, ASM2987363v1, whole genome shotgun sequence harbors:
- the LOC131145800 gene encoding putative B3 domain-containing protein At3g24850 produces MDPSRSSSSDLLPFLAVSVIPVLLPHPTGRRAVADSKQSRVGKRNRGGIKNRANPSNRTALRQINPSSVHSNAIGMPYYLRNYISRISGTDMVLVIRKRLFEMDVNPNHNRLSIPFRQVSAEFLTAQEKQSLFERSHDGKKLKGMEVSMIVHPVLGEFVSVNLKRWDMKKGNGKTSSSYVLVSAWNNVVTDHMLRRDDEIQLWSFRRNRQLCFALFRF; encoded by the coding sequence atggatccatcaagAAGTTCCTCAAGTGACCTGCTCCCTTTCCTTGCTGTGTCGGTGATCCCAGTATTGCTTCCTCATCCCACCGGACGCAGAGCAGTTGCAGACTCGAAACAGAGCAGGGTTGGAAAAAGAAACAGAGGCGGCATCAAGAACAGGGCGAACCCCAGCAACCGGACTGCCCTGCGCCAAATTAACCCTTCGTCTGTGCATTCAAATGCGATTGGGATGCCTTATTATTTGAGAAATTACATATCAAGAATCAGCGGCACCGACATGGTTCTGGTTATTCGGAAGAGGCTTTTCGAGATGGACGTTAATCCCAATCACAACCGCCTCTCCATACCCTTCCGGCAGGTGAGTGCGGAGTTTCTTACGGCACAAGAGAAACAGAGTCTCTTCGAACGCTCCCACGACGGGAAGAAATTGAAGGGAATGGAGGTGTCGATGATTGTTCACCCGGTGTTGGGTGagtttgtgtctgtgaatttgaAGAGGTGGGATATGAAGAAGGGGAATGGGAAGACAAGCTCCTCCTACGTGCTGGTCTCCGCCTGGAATAATGTTGTCACAGATCACATGCTTAGGAGAGATGACGAAATTCAGCTTTGGTCTTTTCGCCGCAATCGCCAACTCTGCTTTGCTTTGTTTAGGTTTTGA